Proteins from a genomic interval of Clostridium sp. AN503:
- the nikC gene encoding nickel transporter permease, translated as MANSGMNVDPNLIAGTGMLENERGFNGMSAGGPMGGPLGHDDEIGEADTWLDKIKTLVRQNKLAVFSAVVILLIIFAAVFAPLVAPYDHLKQSLADRLQDPSMAHWLGTDELGRDVLSRIIYGARISLTIGLVPTLISMSIGTVLGMCAGFYGGKVDFVIMRLADVMLAFPSLLLAMVVMYTMGGGLINIFIALSLVNWASTARVVRSQTLSLKEKEYVEAARSIGVKKWTIMFRHILPNCLPSLIVLFTLNIPSAILSEASLSFLGVGAQPPSASWGLMVVRGKKYLFSEPWLSIAPSVAIMIVVMAFNFLGDGLRDVLDPYLKEQ; from the coding sequence ATGGCAAATTCAGGAATGAATGTGGACCCGAATCTGATTGCCGGGACGGGGATGTTGGAAAATGAGCGCGGTTTTAACGGGATGTCCGCAGGCGGTCCTATGGGTGGCCCCCTGGGACATGATGACGAGATCGGGGAGGCGGATACCTGGCTGGACAAGATAAAGACCCTGGTCCGCCAGAACAAGCTGGCGGTGTTCTCGGCAGTGGTGATCCTGCTCATCATCTTTGCGGCGGTGTTTGCGCCGCTTGTGGCTCCATATGATCACTTGAAGCAGAGTCTGGCAGACCGGCTTCAGGACCCCAGTATGGCGCACTGGCTGGGCACGGATGAGCTGGGGCGCGATGTACTGAGCCGGATCATCTACGGAGCGAGGATCTCCCTGACGATCGGCCTTGTACCGACGCTGATCTCCATGTCCATCGGCACGGTGTTAGGGATGTGCGCGGGATTTTACGGCGGTAAGGTAGATTTTGTGATCATGCGTCTGGCAGACGTGATGCTGGCGTTCCCGTCTCTGCTGCTTGCCATGGTGGTCATGTATACCATGGGCGGGGGCCTGATCAATATTTTCATCGCCCTCAGTCTGGTGAACTGGGCCAGTACAGCGCGGGTGGTGCGCTCCCAGACCCTTTCCCTGAAGGAGAAAGAGTATGTGGAGGCGGCGCGCTCCATCGGGGTGAAGAAATGGACGATCATGTTCCGTCACATCTTGCCCAACTGCCTGCCTTCCCTGATCGTACTCTTTACGCTGAATATCCCTTCAGCGATCCTGTCGGAAGCGTCTCTAAGCTTTCTGGGTGTGGGAGCCCAGCCGCCCAGCGCAAGCTGGGGCCTGATGGTAGTGCGCGGTAAGAAATACCTGTTTTCTGAGCCATGGCTGTCCATCGCGCCCAGTGTGGCGATCATGATCGTGGTGATGGCATTCAACTTCCTGGGCGATGGGCTGAGGGATGTGCTGGATCCGTATTTAAAAGAGCAGTAA
- a CDS encoding ATP-binding cassette domain-containing protein, producing MLRFPGNYTNYRQEKCKRLAAQQKAYERQQAEFARLEELIERFKHKPAKASFARAKKKQMERMERVEQPEADDVHLFTGEISPLIPGSKWVLETEHLKLGYDRLLLELSLRVRRGQKIGLLGDNGVGKSTFLKTVSGLLPALGGKMSLGNQVMIGYFDQHSAEIESEKSVVEHFHDLFPAMTEKEVRSTLGAYLFGGKEASKRVSDLSGGEKARLVLAELLQSRPNFLVLDEPTNHMDVQAKETLESAFKAYTGTILFVSHDRYFIRQVADAILIFEGQNAMYYPFGYEHYLERKQKAAEGESIAAQVSAEDAALVAGIRAVPKAERHRLKEIPTEEAYVDWKLRMVMEKLEPAGERYGLLAGQCEAALWEWKGTEGQETDMLELRAERLSELCTERDEAWELWHEYCLEWMDVFNGTE from the coding sequence CTGCTTCGTTTTCCTGGCAATTACACCAATTACCGGCAGGAGAAATGTAAAAGGCTGGCGGCGCAGCAGAAGGCCTACGAGCGGCAGCAGGCGGAATTTGCAAGGCTTGAGGAGCTGATCGAGCGGTTTAAGCACAAACCGGCCAAGGCATCCTTTGCCAGGGCCAAGAAAAAGCAGATGGAGCGGATGGAGCGGGTGGAGCAGCCGGAGGCGGATGACGTACATCTGTTTACCGGGGAGATCAGCCCGTTGATCCCGGGCAGCAAATGGGTTCTGGAGACAGAGCATTTAAAGCTGGGGTATGACCGGCTCCTTCTGGAGCTGTCCCTGAGGGTGCGGCGCGGTCAGAAGATCGGGCTTTTAGGGGATAACGGCGTGGGCAAGAGTACCTTTTTAAAGACCGTGTCCGGGCTTTTACCTGCGCTGGGAGGAAAAATGAGTCTGGGAAACCAGGTGATGATCGGATATTTTGACCAGCATTCAGCAGAGATCGAGTCGGAGAAATCCGTGGTGGAGCATTTCCATGACTTGTTTCCGGCTATGACGGAGAAAGAGGTGCGGAGCACGCTTGGGGCCTATTTATTTGGTGGAAAAGAGGCATCCAAACGGGTCAGCGACCTGTCGGGAGGCGAAAAGGCGCGTCTGGTCCTGGCAGAGCTTCTGCAGAGCCGTCCCAATTTCCTGGTGCTGGATGAGCCGACCAACCACATGGATGTGCAGGCGAAGGAAACGCTGGAGTCAGCATTTAAGGCTTACACGGGGACGATCCTGTTTGTGTCCCACGACCGGTATTTCATCCGTCAGGTGGCGGATGCGATCCTGATCTTCGAGGGACAGAACGCCATGTATTATCCGTTTGGGTATGAACATTATCTGGAGCGGAAACAGAAGGCAGCGGAGGGGGAGAGCATTGCGGCCCAGGTGAGCGCTGAGGATGCGGCCCTGGTTGCGGGAATCCGCGCGGTGCCGAAGGCGGAGCGTCATCGTCTTAAGGAGATACCCACTGAGGAGGCGTATGTGGACTGGAAGCTGCGTATGGTGATGGAGAAGCTGGAACCAGCGGGGGAGCGGTACGGGCTGCTCGCCGGCCAGTGCGAGGCTGCGCTGTGGGAGTGGAAGGGGACAGAAGGCCAGGAGACAGATATGCTGGAGCTGCGGGCGGAGCGGCTGTCAGAACTATGCACAGAGCGGGATGAGGCGTGGGAGTTATGGCATGAGTACTGCCTGGAATGGATGGATGTTTTTAACGGCACAGAATAA
- a CDS encoding dipeptide ABC transporter ATP-binding protein: protein MENRVEKRILLEAKHLVKEFPIVGTKKAPQVVHAVSDVNLEIYEGETLALVGESGCGKSTLGRVLIRLLKATSGEICFEGEDIVGMSEAAFAEKRRQMQIIFQDPYASLNPRMSVKDIISEPLTTYGMKDKAELEKRVRELMKEVGIPEEFYNRYPHQFSGGQRQRIGIARAIALNPKLIICDEPVSALDVSIQSQVLNLLKDLQEEYKLTYLFISHDLSVVKFIADRVCVMFLGCICEVGETDELYDHPLHPYTKFLLNAIPKADPRLRSEEKELLTGEIPSPVDPPSGCRFHTRCPYAQDICSREVPECRIYGGRKVFCHFPLEEK, encoded by the coding sequence ATGGAAAATAGAGTGGAGAAAAGGATTCTTCTGGAAGCGAAGCATCTTGTAAAAGAATTTCCGATCGTCGGCACGAAGAAGGCGCCGCAGGTGGTTCATGCAGTTTCGGATGTAAATCTGGAGATCTACGAGGGAGAGACGCTGGCCCTGGTGGGGGAATCCGGATGCGGCAAGAGTACCCTTGGGCGGGTGCTGATCCGCCTGCTGAAAGCGACCTCCGGGGAGATATGCTTTGAGGGTGAAGATATCGTGGGGATGAGCGAAGCTGCATTTGCTGAAAAACGCAGGCAGATGCAGATCATTTTCCAGGATCCGTATGCCTCGTTAAATCCCAGGATGAGCGTGAAGGATATCATTTCCGAGCCCCTTACGACCTATGGCATGAAGGATAAGGCCGAGCTGGAGAAACGGGTGCGGGAGCTGATGAAGGAAGTGGGCATCCCGGAGGAGTTCTACAATCGGTATCCCCATCAGTTTTCCGGCGGACAGCGGCAGCGTATCGGCATTGCCCGTGCGATCGCTCTGAATCCCAAGCTGATCATCTGCGACGAGCCGGTTTCGGCGCTGGACGTCTCGATCCAGTCCCAGGTCTTAAACCTTTTGAAGGATTTACAGGAGGAGTATAAGCTGACTTACCTGTTTATCTCACATGATCTGAGCGTAGTGAAGTTTATCGCGGACCGGGTCTGCGTGATGTTTTTGGGGTGTATCTGTGAGGTTGGGGAGACAGATGAGCTGTACGATCACCCCCTTCATCCTTACACGAAGTTTTTGCTGAACGCGATCCCGAAGGCGGACCCGCGGCTTCGGAGCGAGGAGAAGGAACTGCTCACCGGAGAAATCCCGTCCCCGGTGGATCCGCCGTCGGGCTGCCGGTTCCATACCCGGTGCCCTTATGCGCAGGATATCTGCAGCCGGGAGGTCCCGGAGTGCAGGATCTATGGGGGGCGGAAGGTGTTTTGTCATTTTCCGTTGGAGGAAAAATAA
- a CDS encoding ABC transporter permease — MLKKVLKRIAISIPVLIGVVLIIFIMLRIVPGDPITTLMGEHVNPALIEKLSKEMGLDEPMYVQFFKYVANALRGDFGTSYRLNRNVTQIIMDAFPNTVKLSVLAAVVAWIIGITAGIVAAIKQNRFLDRLFMGCALMGVSMPVFMTALVLQYVFAFKLKWFPVSGFDSVRAMILPAIVLGWNSAGSIARMTRSNLVEIMQNDFIRTARAKGLREGGLIVGHALKNAMLPVVTMMALQISSMLSGAVLTESVFGVPGIGRLAVNAIETRDMPLLQGTVIFTTVLIIAGNLVADLLYNVLDPRIREGA, encoded by the coding sequence GTGTTAAAGAAAGTGCTGAAACGTATTGCAATATCGATCCCGGTACTGATCGGCGTAGTGCTGATCATATTTATCATGCTCCGTATCGTTCCGGGCGATCCGATCACAACGCTGATGGGGGAGCATGTGAATCCGGCGTTGATCGAAAAACTCAGTAAGGAGATGGGGCTGGATGAGCCGATGTATGTCCAGTTCTTTAAGTATGTGGCAAATGCCTTAAGAGGTGATTTTGGCACCTCCTACCGGCTGAACCGGAATGTGACCCAGATCATCATGGACGCGTTTCCCAACACGGTGAAGCTGTCTGTCCTGGCGGCGGTCGTGGCATGGATCATCGGGATCACTGCGGGGATCGTGGCGGCCATCAAACAGAACCGTTTTTTGGACCGTCTGTTTATGGGCTGCGCACTGATGGGAGTTTCCATGCCGGTATTCATGACAGCTCTGGTTCTGCAGTACGTGTTTGCATTTAAGCTGAAATGGTTTCCAGTCTCCGGTTTTGATTCTGTGCGGGCCATGATCCTGCCTGCGATCGTCCTGGGGTGGAATTCGGCGGGCAGCATTGCCCGGATGACCAGATCCAATCTGGTGGAGATCATGCAGAATGACTTTATCCGCACAGCGCGGGCCAAGGGGCTGCGGGAAGGCGGCTTGATCGTGGGCCATGCCTTAAAGAATGCCATGCTTCCGGTTGTGACGATGATGGCGCTGCAGATCTCCAGTATGCTCTCCGGCGCAGTGCTGACGGAAAGCGTATTTGGCGTGCCGGGGATCGGGCGTCTGGCGGTCAACGCTATTGAGACAAGAGATATGCCTCTTTTACAGGGGACGGTTATTTTTACTACGGTTCTGATCATTGCGGGCAATCTGGTCGCTGACCTGCTTTACAATGTATTGGATCCACGGATCAGGGAGGGTGCATAA
- a CDS encoding ATP-binding cassette domain-containing protein, with protein MLYQITDGSVSAGGTLILSHIDFEIKGNEKVAVVGRNGAGKTTLLKLIAGEMTLDRDDRRTGPGIVKSRQVTVGMLKQQAFGDNRRTVEEELLAACPCKDTFARERFEYEREYDRLFTGFGFTKADKRRPLKEFSGGEQTKIALIRLLLEKPDILLLDEPTNHLDIAAAEWLEQYLKAYEHVVVMVSHDRFFLDRVADVVYEVSEKSCFVFLAITPITGRRNVKGWRRSRRPTSGSRRNLQGLRS; from the coding sequence ATGTTATATCAGATTACAGACGGCAGCGTATCAGCGGGAGGGACGCTGATCCTGTCACACATTGATTTTGAGATAAAGGGAAATGAAAAGGTAGCCGTGGTGGGCCGCAACGGCGCGGGGAAGACCACGCTGTTAAAGCTGATCGCCGGGGAAATGACCCTGGACCGGGACGACAGGAGGACGGGGCCGGGGATCGTGAAATCCCGCCAGGTCACTGTGGGGATGTTAAAGCAGCAGGCTTTTGGAGACAATAGGCGCACCGTGGAAGAGGAGCTTCTTGCGGCATGTCCGTGCAAAGATACATTTGCGCGGGAGCGGTTTGAGTATGAGCGGGAGTATGACCGGCTGTTCACCGGGTTTGGATTTACCAAAGCGGATAAACGGAGACCTTTAAAAGAGTTTTCGGGGGGAGAGCAGACGAAGATCGCACTGATCCGGCTGCTTCTGGAAAAACCGGATATCCTGCTTTTAGATGAGCCGACCAACCATCTGGATATTGCGGCGGCGGAGTGGCTGGAGCAGTATCTTAAGGCCTATGAGCACGTGGTGGTGATGGTGTCCCATGACAGGTTTTTCCTGGACCGGGTGGCAGATGTGGTTTATGAGGTAAGCGAAAAAAGCTGCTTCGTTTTCCTGGCAATTACACCAATTACCGGCAGGAGAAATGTAAAAGGCTGGCGGCGCAGCAGAAGGCCTACGAGCGGCAGCAGGCGGAATTTGCAAGGCTTGAGGAGCTGA
- a CDS encoding ABC transporter substrate-binding protein encodes MKKRLSLVLAASLTLGLALTGCGGSKGTADTTAVGGADKGAAGAETSAAMGAQVDTAGFLVTVLNSDIQTADVQKTSKDYQTPMNIYDRLVDIEVDDAGVSKVVPSLAESWEISDDGLEYTFHLRQGVKFHNGNDFTAEDVIYTFNRLLMVEGGVNTEFIDQIKGASELLEGKAETLEGAEAVDDYTVKVTLKEPFSGFLACISSPGVSIYDSEATEAAGDQFGMDPALTVGTGPFKFASWTFNDQLVLTRNDDYWKGASALPGVVVKIIPDTETQTMMFESGELDIIDLDFVADAIDRFVETYPDQIISGPRVGTTYFTMNFNIEPFSDVKVRKAVQMAIDRQAILDALYGGRGQVEQGIFPHGLIAFNPDQTVISYDPDAAKALLAEAGYGDGFTMEIAADSSASDTVTMALEIIKEQLSAVGINAEIKNYDESTWLETRKSGELGSFMSTWTADYNDPDNFIYTFFGNEEKTKIRSINYPDTAVMERVSKARAIVDTDERIAEYNALEEKLIHEDAAWVPMYSRTHLFATSKRVQGFAPIWSGLSDMLFYGVSLSE; translated from the coding sequence ATGAAAAAGAGACTGAGTCTGGTTCTTGCGGCAAGTTTGACACTTGGCCTGGCGCTGACCGGCTGCGGCGGAAGCAAGGGCACTGCAGATACAACGGCGGTGGGCGGCGCTGATAAGGGAGCTGCGGGAGCTGAGACGTCTGCGGCGATGGGCGCGCAGGTGGATACAGCCGGATTCCTGGTCACGGTTCTGAACTCGGATATTCAGACAGCGGATGTACAGAAGACTTCTAAGGATTACCAGACCCCGATGAATATTTATGACCGTCTGGTGGATATTGAGGTGGATGACGCAGGTGTTTCCAAGGTGGTGCCGAGCCTGGCGGAGAGCTGGGAGATCTCAGATGACGGCCTGGAGTACACCTTCCATTTGAGACAGGGCGTAAAATTCCACAACGGCAATGATTTTACGGCTGAGGATGTGATCTATACATTTAACCGTCTGCTGATGGTGGAAGGCGGCGTGAATACGGAGTTCATTGATCAGATCAAGGGCGCCAGCGAGCTTTTGGAGGGCAAGGCAGAGACCCTTGAAGGCGCGGAGGCCGTGGATGACTATACGGTGAAGGTCACCTTAAAGGAGCCGTTCTCCGGTTTCCTTGCATGTATCTCCTCGCCTGGCGTATCGATCTATGACAGTGAGGCTACTGAAGCGGCAGGAGATCAGTTCGGCATGGATCCGGCGCTGACCGTGGGAACAGGCCCGTTTAAGTTTGCATCCTGGACCTTCAACGACCAGCTTGTGCTGACCAGGAATGACGACTACTGGAAGGGCGCTTCCGCGCTTCCGGGCGTTGTGGTGAAGATCATTCCGGATACGGAGACCCAGACCATGATGTTTGAGAGCGGTGAGCTGGATATCATTGACCTGGATTTTGTGGCAGATGCGATCGACCGTTTTGTGGAGACCTATCCGGACCAGATTATATCCGGCCCGCGTGTGGGTACTACATATTTTACCATGAACTTTAATATTGAGCCGTTCAGCGATGTGAAGGTTCGTAAGGCCGTTCAGATGGCGATCGACCGCCAGGCGATCTTAGATGCGCTGTATGGCGGACGCGGGCAGGTTGAGCAGGGGATCTTCCCACATGGCCTGATCGCATTCAACCCGGACCAGACCGTGATCAGTTATGATCCGGATGCGGCAAAAGCGCTGCTTGCGGAGGCTGGTTATGGAGATGGATTCACCATGGAGATCGCAGCCGACAGTTCTGCTTCCGATACGGTGACGATGGCTCTGGAGATCATTAAAGAGCAGCTTTCAGCCGTCGGGATCAACGCGGAGATCAAAAACTACGATGAGTCGACCTGGCTGGAGACCCGTAAGTCTGGAGAGCTTGGTTCCTTTATGTCAACCTGGACTGCGGATTACAATGACCCGGACAACTTTATATACACCTTCTTCGGAAACGAGGAGAAGACGAAGATCCGTTCTATCAACTATCCGGACACTGCGGTGATGGAGCGTGTCTCCAAGGCGCGTGCGATCGTGGATACGGATGAAAGGATTGCCGAGTACAATGCCCTGGAGGAGAAGCTCATCCATGAAGATGCAGCGTGGGTGCCGATGTATTCCAGGACGCATCTGTTTGCGACCAGCAAGCGTGTACAGGGCTTCGCACCGATCTGGAGCGGCTTAAGTGATATGTTGTTCTATGGTGTTTCTTTGAGCGAGTAA
- a CDS encoding nucleotidyl transferase AbiEii/AbiGii toxin family protein, whose amino-acid sequence MNLCDDKTIFQQAILQASQKLNIHPAIIEKDYYVTQMLQRLVSKDPDIIFKGGTSLSKCYKVIDRFSEDIDLNYDSHNTHLSQGLRRRFSKLIKESGETLNLSLGNPEEIRSRREFNQYIFQYMSHFGSAPVKPLLIVETSVFIPSFPTEIKTVDSYLYEFFALEDRKSLISEYSLSPFPINVQTKERTFIDKIFAICDYYLTGNIAKHSRHLYDLYKLFPHIRMDPSFGILFDAVKAARKKSPVCPSAKEDSQIHTLLQEIIDKGVYKTDYEQITSKLLFEKVSYDAVISTLEMIAAHNIWIT is encoded by the coding sequence ATGAACTTATGTGATGATAAAACCATATTTCAACAGGCTATTCTACAGGCCTCCCAGAAACTTAATATCCATCCGGCAATTATAGAAAAGGATTATTATGTTACTCAGATGCTTCAACGGCTGGTGAGTAAAGATCCTGATATCATTTTCAAAGGCGGTACATCGCTTTCTAAATGCTATAAAGTGATTGACCGTTTTTCCGAGGATATTGACTTAAACTATGACAGCCATAACACACATTTGAGCCAGGGCCTCCGGCGGCGTTTCTCCAAACTGATTAAGGAATCCGGTGAAACACTGAATCTTTCCCTGGGGAATCCCGAAGAGATCCGTAGCCGGAGGGAATTTAATCAGTATATCTTCCAATATATGTCACATTTCGGCAGTGCTCCTGTTAAACCGCTGCTCATTGTAGAAACATCCGTTTTTATCCCGTCGTTTCCCACCGAGATAAAAACCGTAGACAGCTACCTCTATGAGTTTTTTGCATTGGAAGACCGGAAATCTCTTATCTCAGAGTATAGTCTATCTCCTTTTCCTATAAACGTTCAAACAAAAGAGCGGACCTTTATTGATAAGATCTTTGCTATTTGTGACTATTATCTGACCGGAAATATCGCGAAACACTCCCGGCATCTGTATGACCTGTATAAACTGTTTCCACACATCCGCATGGATCCGTCTTTCGGTATCCTGTTTGACGCCGTAAAAGCTGCACGCAAGAAAAGTCCTGTTTGCCCATCTGCAAAAGAAGACAGCCAAATACATACTCTTCTCCAGGAAATCATTGATAAAGGGGTCTATAAAACTGACTATGAACAGATTACTTCCAAATTGCTTTTTGAAAAGGTCAGCTATGATGCCGTGATTTCCACACTTGAAATGATCGCGGCACATAACATCTGGATCACTTGA
- a CDS encoding MATE family efflux transporter → MDLRNGNVKNIYFKYLSAAFGSALISSVYGIVDMAMVGQYEGPSGTAALAVVAPIWNIVYSLGLLTGIGGSVLFGAAKGSGDQRKQNSCFTTALVGTVILAVVSWGIIAVFDTPMLKLFGAQEILLPLAKRYLLPVKFVLPLFLFNQMLAAFLRNDDHPGLATAAVLSGGVFNIFGDYFFVFGLDMGIFGAGLATAMGAVITFLMMLTHFMSKRNTLHLVKVSHVAGLFRQIVVTGFSTFFSDVAMGILTMLFNRQIMLRLGTDALAVYGVIVNISTVVQCCAYSVGQAAQPLLSVNFGAGKWERIRDTLKYALYTAAVFGIVWTALIWAFPNGFIRIFMAPTDGIYQIAPFIMRSYGISFLLLPLNVFSTYYFQSLMRPAASFGVSVARGLFVSGFLICALPAVLGAGSMWFAMPVTETVVAAFAGGLIWKYTRKA, encoded by the coding sequence ATGGATTTGCGAAATGGAAATGTGAAGAATATTTATTTTAAATATCTAAGTGCTGCGTTTGGGAGCGCATTGATCAGTTCTGTCTATGGTATTGTGGATATGGCTATGGTGGGACAGTATGAGGGACCGTCAGGAACAGCAGCTCTGGCAGTGGTCGCACCTATATGGAATATTGTATACAGTCTTGGCCTGCTGACAGGTATTGGCGGCTCGGTATTGTTTGGCGCGGCAAAAGGAAGTGGGGATCAGAGGAAACAGAATTCCTGCTTTACGACAGCACTCGTGGGAACTGTGATCCTGGCTGTGGTCAGTTGGGGGATCATTGCAGTGTTTGATACGCCTATGCTTAAGCTATTTGGAGCGCAGGAGATTTTGCTGCCGTTGGCAAAACGGTATCTGCTCCCGGTAAAATTTGTACTGCCGCTCTTTTTGTTCAATCAGATGCTGGCGGCATTTCTGAGAAATGATGATCATCCGGGCCTGGCCACAGCGGCTGTGTTGTCCGGAGGAGTCTTTAATATTTTTGGGGATTATTTCTTTGTGTTTGGGCTGGATATGGGGATATTCGGCGCAGGACTTGCAACTGCCATGGGTGCGGTGATCACATTTTTAATGATGCTGACTCATTTTATGTCAAAACGGAATACGCTGCATCTGGTTAAGGTAAGCCATGTAGCAGGACTGTTCCGTCAGATCGTGGTGACCGGGTTTTCCACATTTTTCAGCGATGTGGCTATGGGGATCCTGACAATGCTGTTTAACCGGCAGATCATGCTGCGCCTGGGGACGGACGCGCTGGCGGTGTACGGTGTGATCGTGAACATCAGCACCGTGGTGCAGTGCTGCGCATACAGCGTGGGACAGGCGGCCCAGCCCCTTTTATCAGTCAATTTTGGGGCGGGGAAATGGGAGCGGATCCGGGATACATTAAAATATGCCCTGTATACCGCTGCTGTTTTTGGAATTGTGTGGACGGCGCTCATATGGGCGTTCCCCAATGGATTTATCCGCATATTCATGGCGCCGACAGACGGGATTTATCAGATTGCCCCGTTTATCATGCGCAGTTACGGGATATCGTTTCTGCTGCTGCCGCTTAATGTGTTTTCTACTTACTATTTTCAGTCTCTGATGAGACCGGCGGCGTCCTTTGGAGTGTCGGTGGCGAGAGGGCTTTTTGTGAGCGGATTTCTGATCTGCGCGCTGCCGGCGGTATTGGGGGCCGGTTCCATGTGGTTTGCCATGCCGGTCACAGAAACGGTGGTTGCAGCCTTTGCCGGGGGGCTTATCTGGAAATACACCAGGAAGGCTTAG
- a CDS encoding ABC transporter ATP-binding protein, which translates to MSESIVLDIQNLKSHFFTAKGEVPAVDGVSIQVPAGKIIGIVGESGCGKSMTAMSVMGLLRYPGKVVDGSITLNGRDITNLTPKERSKVRGNEISMIFQEPMTSLNPVYPVGKQVREAILLHQKVSKEEATKRVIDIFRAVGIPEPEKRYHSYPHQLSGGLRQRVMIGMAMVCRPKVMIADEPTTALDVTIEAQILRLMKRLCAEQGTSIILITHNMGVVAEICDYVYVMYAGKVMEQAETFELFEKTQHPYTQGLLKSIPKLDEKADRLYTIEGVVPNLLHLPAGCNFCTRCGQATERCYAEKPSLYQTSEGHGVRCFQYESEVLVDGK; encoded by the coding sequence ATGAGTGAATCTATCGTATTAGATATCCAAAATTTGAAATCCCACTTCTTTACGGCGAAGGGGGAGGTCCCGGCGGTGGACGGCGTCAGCATCCAGGTGCCTGCGGGCAAGATCATCGGCATCGTCGGCGAGTCCGGCTGTGGAAAGAGCATGACGGCCATGTCGGTCATGGGGCTTTTGCGGTATCCGGGCAAGGTGGTGGATGGGAGCATCACGCTTAACGGGCGTGATATCACCAATCTGACACCGAAGGAGAGGTCGAAGGTGCGTGGAAATGAGATCTCCATGATCTTCCAGGAACCGATGACTTCGTTAAATCCGGTGTATCCGGTGGGGAAACAGGTGCGGGAGGCGATCCTCCTGCATCAGAAGGTGTCGAAGGAGGAAGCCACAAAGCGGGTTATTGATATTTTCCGCGCTGTGGGGATCCCGGAGCCGGAGAAGCGGTATCACAGCTATCCCCACCAGCTTTCCGGCGGCCTGCGCCAGAGGGTGATGATCGGCATGGCGATGGTATGCAGGCCCAAGGTGATGATCGCCGACGAGCCGACCACGGCTCTGGACGTGACCATTGAGGCCCAGATCCTGAGATTGATGAAACGGCTCTGTGCAGAGCAGGGAACTTCCATCATCCTGATCACCCACAACATGGGCGTGGTGGCGGAGATCTGCGACTATGTGTACGTGATGTACGCAGGGAAGGTGATGGAGCAGGCTGAGACATTTGAACTGTTTGAGAAGACGCAGCATCCCTATACCCAGGGGCTTTTAAAGTCCATACCGAAGCTGGATGAGAAGGCGGACAGGCTGTATACGATCGAGGGTGTGGTGCCGAACCTTTTACATCTTCCGGCGGGCTGCAACTTCTGTACCCGCTGTGGGCAGGCCACGGAACGCTGCTATGCGGAGAAGCCGTCTCTATATCAGACGTCGGAAGGCCACGGGGTCAGATGCTTCCAGTATGAAAGCGAGGTGCTGGTTGATGGAAAATAG